The Candidatus Binatia bacterium nucleotide sequence GACGAGGCATCCAGGCCAACGCGTTTGGTGCACTCGCCGACCGCGGAGATGTCGGCGTTCTCGTTGAGACGACCATGCAGGCCCGTCTCGACGAATTGGCGAAGGAGACCGCCCCGGTCAAAGTCTCCGGTCTCTTCCCCCGTTTGGTGCGGCTGCTCTTCGGACCGTCGGGCAAGCGCGAACGCCTCAACGCCACCGACCAGGCTCGCGCCGCGATTCGTGAGGCAACGTCCCTGACCAAAGAGGCCACGAAGTTTGTGGCCGCTGGCAACAAGCTCAACGGCCAGCGCATCAAGCGCGCCAACACGAGAGAGTACTACGACCTCGCCCGCGAGAAGATCGCCGCTGACACCTCAGCCGCGCGCGTCCAGCGAGCCCGCTCAGAAGCCGAGATTCACGAGCTGGAGACGCGTCCCGACAAAGAAGCCGAAATCCGCCGTCGGGTTGAGGAAACCACCACCGCGCTGAAACGCGAGGCAGACGCGTTGGTGCAACGCGCCCGAACAGAGGCCGCCGCCGAAATCAAAGCGTTGAAGCAGGATGCCGCGACGGTCCTCCGCGCGCTGGAGCGCGATCGCGATGACGAGATCGTGAAGGTGCGCAACGCCGGGCTCGAGCTCATGGCCGCCATGCAGCGACTCGAAGCCGATCGCCAGCACGCCGTGGGACGCGTCACCGAGATGGAGCAGCGGATTGCAGAGTTGAAGGAGCAAGCCATCCAAGCGGCCTGGGTGGCGGAGGAGCAGCGGCAGCGCGCGGAGCGCCTGCAAGCCGAAGTGCACCGCCTGACCGCGGAGATCGAGCGGCTGAATGCACCGGCACACCTTCGCGAGGAGACGTGCGCCAACGCGCGCGTGCGCACTGAGATGGCGAAGGCCGACGCCGAGATCGCCAAGTACCGCGCAGAGGCCAAGCAGGGGCAACGCAAAGAAGCGTCGTCCGGAGCCGCCGGGTACGCCACCAAGGTCCGCAAACGCTGGCGCCAAGCACAGCGCCGCCAGCGCGTTCTCGACGAGTTCCGGCGCGAAGCCAGCCAGGACCTGGCAAAGACTGCCGCACAGTTCGGCGAAGACAGCGAGGAGTATCGGAACCAGGCCAACACGTTCGACGCGTTGCAACAGGAGTTCGAAGAGGAGGGACAGTCATGAAACGCAAACCCTTGGTCATTGGTACGATCCGCGGCACCAACGAACCTTTAATCCTGACGCCGAGTGCACGTTCCACCGGCGTCCACATCATGGGGGCGCCCGGCAGCGGGAAGTCAAGACTCCTAGAGCATATCGGCCGTTACGACATTCGTAGCGGGAACGGGCTCTTGGTCATCGACCCGCATGGCGACTCCGTCCGCGAGCTCACGCGCTTCGGCGCTCGTTATCGGCTCCGCCGCAACATTTACGTCTTGGACGTAAGCTCCGGCGATCAGGTGCTCGGGCTCGACTGCTTTGGTCCGCAGCCCGGGACCGACATCTCGACGCGAGTTGAGCGTGCCGTCAACGCCAGCCTCAAGGCATGGAGCGTCGACGATCCGAACCAGACGCCGCGCATGCTTCGTTGGCTTCGAAACACGTTCACCGTTGCCATCGAAGCTCACCGGTCGGTGCCGGAGCTCGCACCGCTCTTTGAGTTCGGGAACGAGGCGGTGCGGCGGTACCTGACGCGAAACACGTCCGTCGCGACCGAGTGGGAAGCCTTGAATCAGCTGCGCACCCTCAGTCAGTTCGACGACCAAATCCAGTCGACTAAGAACCGCCTCGATGCGCTGACGCGCTCGCGGACCACGCGGCGGTTCTTCGCGATGACCGAACCGACGCTCACCCTCAACCTGGCGCGCGCCATGGACGCCGGCGACATCATCCTGGTGAATCTCCAGCCATCGCCGAACCTCGACCCGCGGAACGCTCGATTGTTCGGGTCGCTCTTGGTGTCGCAGGTGTTCGACACGCTGCGGCAGCGCGTTGCGCGACGCGGTCGCCCGCTACGGCCGTTCTCCGTGATCATCGACGAAGCGCAAAACTTCCTGTCGAGCGACATCCCGGAACTCTTCGCGCAGGGCAGAAAGTACGGACTCTACCTCACCATCGCCCATCAGTTTGCGCAGCAGATGCGCGAAGAGGACGAGCGGGTCTGGGCGGCGTTGAACGGTGCTGCCCGCACCAAGATCCTCTTCGCCGTCGGCAGCGACGCCGATGCCAAGGAAATGGTGCACGAGATGTTCCCCGGTCAGATCAACTACACCGAGGTGAAGCATCGCACCTGGCAAACGAAGTTTCGGCCGGTGCAGGGGTGGGTGGAAACGACTAGTCAGACCGTAGGCGGCAGCAGCGGCACGACGCGTGGTACCGACGAATCTCGTGGCCACTCGGTGAGTCACGGAACGAGCCGGAGCGCCACGCACACGACGGGCAAGAGCACCGGCCACACGACCGGGCACGACGTCGGCCACAGCGACAGCGTGACCGAAAGCCACAGTCAGGCGCACGCTCACGGGAAGACGGCCGGTTGGTCGGTCGGTCGCACCGTCGGCCACGCACGATCGACCGCAGTCTCGGACGCTACGTCCGAGACGTACACGGACGGGCACAGCCGGACCTCGGGGGTGTCCCATGCGGAAGGGGTGACGCATGCCCTCGGTCACGCCATCGGCCAAAGCCAGGCGGGCAGCGCCACGCGCTCGCTCGACGCGGACGGCAACGTCCTCGTGAGCGCAACCGACGGGGACGGCTCGTCGATTGTCGCCGCCGAGACGTCCGGCATCTCGAGTGTCGACACCGCAAGCGAGAGCGAGACCGAATCGGAAAGCCACTCCGTCGGGACCAGCCACGTCGAGACACACGCTGAGTCGGAAAGCGAGTCCGAGTCCGCCGCATGGTCCGAGTCGGAATCGGAGACCGAGACGGATACGGACGGACGGTCCGAGGGCAGAAGCGATTCAGAATCGTGGTCGGAGTCCGACACCGAGACGGACTCAGAAAGCCACGCCGAGACGGACGGCACGTCGCGGGCCTCGACTGAGAGCCGGACGAACGGCTCCAGCCGGAGCCGTTCCGAAGGTCGCAATTGGTCCAAAGCGGTGAGCCGCGTCCCGATCACGGGCCACCAAGAGTTTTCTGAGCGGATAGACGAGTTTCACACGCTCGAAGAGCAACGGCAGCGCGCCGCCGATGCCCTCCGTTTGCAGCCGCAACGCGTGTTTACGATTCGGACGCCGGACGGCCGCGCCTGCCAAGTGGAGGCGCCATTCATTCCGCCGATTCGCCTGTCGGACCACATCGTGGACGCTTACCGCGCCGAGTTGTCCCGGAAGACCGGCGCGCTATCCGCGGCCGTCGTCGACGCGCTCATCGACGACAAAGTCCAACGGCTCCACCAGGAGGCCGCCACTTTTGACGCCCAGGAAACCGAGCCCGTACACTTGATTGGAAAGGACGATGACACCCACCCACCCATCACGCTCAATCCCGGACGCCGCCGCCAAGCGGCTTCCCGCCGGACGCGTCGGTCGTAAGGATCGGCGACGGCGGTTTCAGGCGAGCGGCGACGTCGTGGTGCACGTGACGCGCGACGACGTGGTCCTCTTCCAACTCGTCCGCCACCACCGGTTGATGACCTCTCAGCAGCTCTACGCCGCCGCCGGCGGCGACCGGAACCTGCGCGCCTTCACGCATCGTTTGGCGCTGCTTTTTCACGCCGGGTACCTCGACCGCCCGCGCCTGCAAGTCCGCCCCGGCGAACCTGCGCGGCCGTTTGTCTACGCGCTTGGTCCCCGCGGGTGGGACGCGTTGGACGGCGAGGACGGCGTCACCCGCCGCCCTCGCCGCGATCGCCGCATGGAGAACCAGCGCCTGAAACCGATGGCCATCGACCATGACGTCGCCGTCACGGAAACTGTCCTGGCTTTCCAGTTAGCCGCCATTCGCCGTGGTTGGTCCTGTGCTGCCACCAGCGGCGACGCCTTCCGTCGGCAGACCGGTCTGCCCCGTCGCGTGAAGGTTCGGTCCCGCGATGACGTCGCCGGGACACTACCCTTGAACCCCGACGCCTATCTGCGCCTCACGGATGACGCCGGCGCCACCCGCTCGTACTTTCTGGAGGTGGATCTCGCCACCGAGCCGCAAGTACGACGATCGCTTCGCGTGTCGAGCATTCTGCAGAAGCTCTACGCCTATTGGGAAGTGTTCCGATGGCAGCGCGGCTTCGCTCAGAACGCCCTCTTCGTCACGACGACGCCGACGCGCCTTGAGAACATGATTGCCGTGGCCCGTGCCGTCGACCCGAAAGGCTCCGGTTCGGCGTTCTTCCACTTCGCGCTCCTGGCCGATTGCACGGTGGCAGACCCTGATCGCGTGCTCGACGGCCACGTGTGGCGGTCCGCCCACGTGGCGCATGAGAACCCCCGAGCGTTGCTCTTGCCGTCGTGCGAAGGCTGCGGCGGCTTCGTTGATCCAGCGAACGACCTGCACGTGATTGTAAACGGCGGCACCCCGCTCACGTTGGCTCCGGCCTCGACGCTCCTACCGGACTTTTTGCCCGACGATCGTCCCCGCTACGCCCATGTGCACTGCAACAAACAACATTCAAAGGAGGCCTTATGAAAACCGAAATGACCATCGGCGTTCGCGTCGCTGGTCAATACGCGAAGTACGATCAGTTCGACCCATTGAAAGAGAAGATTGAGCTCTTCCACGAAGAGTGCGCCGGTGGCGACGTGACCGTGGTCTACGGGAATGAGTTCCAGTTTGCCTGTTACGCGTGCAAGACCGAGTCCGGCCTGTACCCACGTTCCGACGTCCGCCGTGCTCTTCGTGTCGTAATGGTTTGTAAAACGAGCCAATGCATCTGCTGCAGTGACACCAGCGTCGAATTGATTCCACTTCCCCCGCCGCCTCCACTACCATTGTGCCGCAAGTGTAAGCAGCCAGTTGATCTGACGAAGAACGAGCACGCCGTCTTCCACTTTGCTGATGGACCGCTGGTGCACCTCCACACCGCCTGCGCCACGGCGAAGCCGAAGGAGGCGGCAGCAACGTCCGACGAGGGACGTCTCAACGACCTTCTCAAGGAGTTGCAGGACATCGCCCGGCAGCAGGCAGAACCGGTTCCAACAGAGGTCGCGAAGTGAGCGGCCGGCGTACCCCCTTCACGGATTTCTCGGTCGGTCGTACACTGTCGCCACGAGTCGCCGTTCCCGTTGTTTTGGGAACGAGCATCGCCCACCTCGGTTTGCGCCCGGAACCCGCCCGGCGCGAAGCCGAGCACCGCGAGGCCCTGCCCAAGCGACGGCCGTGGCCAACACCAACACGCACCTTCAACCCGGAAAGGAGGAACCCAACGATGGCAGGAAAACGGCCCGACTACGTCGTCAGTACCGTGGTCGGCGCCAACGGTGGTCAGTCCGACCGTTGGCGGGAAATCGGCGTCGGGTTCGTGAACGAGAAGGGCTCCATCACCGTCCTTCTCGACGCGCTACCCGTCTCCGGCAAGCTCGTGCTCACCGTTCCCAAGGAACGCACGCGCTCGGAGAGCGCCACGTGAGCACACCACGGAGCGGAGTCCAGGCACACCAGCCGACGACTCCGCTCCATCAACTTCCCCACTTCGCCTATGACCACGCAATTCACCACCTCGATTCCAGCGCCTCAATCAATCGCCCCGTTGCGTTTGGTGCCTGCTGATCCCGCCCGCTCAGCCGCAGCGGCCATGAGGCGGTTTCAGGAGGAGCTCGAGGTGTACCGCATGGACGCGCAGCACCTCACCGGCGAGAAGTGCGCCGAACGGTGCCGCACGTTGTCGCTCCTCTTGACCATGGCGATGGACGGGTAGGCCGTCGCGATGAAGAAGCCTCTCACCAACTTCGCCTTCATCGACGGGCAGAACCTGCACCGCGGCATGGCCGCGATCGGATGGGCGCTCGACTATGAGCGCTTCCGTCGGTACCTGGCCGAGAAGCATGGTGTCGGCACCGCCTACATGTTCATCGGCTACCTGCCCGAGTATCAGGGGTTGTACCAGTCGCTTCAGAAAGCCGGGTATGTGCTCGTCTTCAAGGAAGTGCTGCGCCGCGCCGACAAACAAGTGAAAGGTAACGTTGACGCCGAGCTCGTGCTCCAAGCCATGATCGACTACCCGAACTACGCCGAGGCCGTCATCGTCACGAGCGACGGCGACTTCGCCTGCCTCGTGCGGTACCTCCGCGAGCAGCAGAAACTGCGCGCCGTGGTGAGCCCGCTCCGCGACCATTGCTCGGTGCTGCTGCGGAAGGCCGCGCGGCACCACATCCAATTCCTCGACCGGCTGCGGTCCCGCCTCGAATACCAGAAAAAGTGAAAGGCACCCGGAAAGGGTGCCTCTTCAAAAAAGGAGCGGGCACAGTGGGCGGACAGAACCGCCGAGTGAACCCGCTCATCGTGATGCTGGTCGGAAGGGTACCGGCAGCTCGCGAATCCGTCAAGGACGCACCCTTTACGGATTCTCCAATCTGAAGTTCACTATAAGCGCTCGCCTCGTCCCCCTCCGTGGCTGGACGCGACCCGGCATGTCGCCGGCGTCGATCGCCCCGCCTCGCCAGGAGGATGAGATGGTTCCTTCCACCAAAGGCGACAACGTCGCCGACATCTTGCGAGAGCACCGCGAGGACGAAGCTCTCGCCCGCGAGCAGGCCAGACAGGCCCACACGCTGATGCCGACGGAGATCGCGGCGCAGCTTCCGCCGCTCTACGCGAACGACGGCCAGGGCGAGGAGGCGATCGCCCACCTCAAGCTCTTCACCCCGTGGACCAGCTGGACGTGGTACGCGTCCGAGTACGATCCCGCTGAGCGACTCTGCTTCGGCGTTGTCGTTGGTCACGAGCGCGAGCTTGGTTACTTCTCGCTCGTCGAGTTGGAGGAGATCCGCGGCCCCGGAGGGCTCAAGATCGAGCGCGACCTCTACTGGAAGCCGTGCCCACTCAAGGACTGCCGGTGATGGCGGTCCGCGATTCCGACGGCCCCCAGCTCCGACTTCCCCTCGGTCGCACGGCAACACCGTCGAGAAAGTCCGTTCTCACGCCGGCGCGCGTGCGTGTTGAGCTCGTCCGCGAGGCCGAGCCCATGCAGCCGATCCCTTTCCGGGGATCAGCCGACATCTACGCGCTTCTCCGCGAGGAAGCGGCCACGTGGGATCGCGAGCGGTTCATCACGCTCATCCTCGACAACAAGCACAACCTGATCGGCGTCGAGGAAGTGAGCGTCGGCACCCTCACGGCCGCGCTCGTCCACCCGCGCGAGGTGTTCAAAGCGTTGCTCCTCGCCAACGCCGCGGCGTTCGTCGTCGCCCACAACCACCCGTCGGGCGACCCGACGCCGTCGAAGGAGGACATCGAGATTACCCGTCGCCTCCGGGAAGTCGCCGACCTCTTCGGCATCCGGATGCTCGACCACGTCGTCATCGGCCGCGATCGCTACGTCTCGTTCGTCGACGACGGGTACTGGTAAAAGGTCGTTATTCGTTATCAGAGAGCCGCCCACGCTCTTCCGGGCGGCTCTTCCCTTTCCCACTTTGAATCGAGGGCTCATGTGAACATGGCTCCCGTCCCAAGTTGCACAACAACCTTGAAGCCCCCGAACCGTTCACGGCTCGGGGGCTTGATTCTGTCCTACTTTCCGTCCCAAAGGTCCTGGGCGGTGACGCCCCGGCGCCGGAACTCAATCACGGCGCTCTTGAGGTTCTGGAACTTCCGATCGCAGGTCCAGATCATCGAATGCCGCTCGTGCAGGACTAACTCTTCGGCCGCGCGAAGAAGTCTTTCGATGAGTTCGCCGTCTTCTCGTTGGACGAGTCGCCGTTTCATGGTTGGAACCTTTTACGAAAGGTGCGCAGCGCGCGCTTGGCGTGAAATTCACGCTCTTGCTCCACTCGAAGCATGAAGAGATCGAGGATCACCTCGTAGAAGTCCGCGACCCCGCGAAGCTGCTGGGGATCGTCCCCGGCCCGAGCGAGCAGCTCGCGCGCATCCCGCCGCGCGTCGGCCACGAGATCTCGCATCGCACTGAAGTCCTCCACGATCCGTGTCGACGCTTCGCCCACGCCGCGCCGAATGGCTTCAGCACATTCGATCCAGCCCCGTCGGTAGTCTTCAGAAACGTCTTGCTCCATCGCCTCATCCCCCGAACGGTTCCGCGTCTCGGCCCGGCGACATGCCGGAGTCGCGTGGAACCGACGCGAGGGACAAGGGTGAGCTTCCTCGACTCGTCACAGCCTGCACCCGCACGGTCGAATCCGTCAAGGGATGTCCAACCCACGGAACGACATGGCCATCCGCCGTCGCCTCTGCCGCGTTTTTCCGAAACGCGGTACACTATTTTCCACCAGCTCGTCAGCGTGATCGCCGGCGCTCGTGAATTCCGACCGCGGTTGCCCTCAGGCAGGGGGCTTGCGGGCACGGATTGGCCCGGCTGTGGAGCCGGTCCGGGCTTTCCGCCGTCGCCACCACAGCCGGCGGGGGCAGCCCCCACTTCATCAGGAGGGGGGTGAAAGTCCCGGCGATCGCACGCGCTGGTTCCCGTCACTTCTAACCGATCCGTCGTCTGTCCAATCGTCGCACTCCATTCTTCACCGCCGCTCTCGTCGCCCTCCTCGCGCTTGGGGGAATGGCCCCGCGTCTCGATGCGGCACCGTCCGCCATCCTCGCCTACCAGGGTCGCCTCACGGACCCTGCGGGCGCCATCCTCGTCGGCAACTACTTCGTGCGCTTCTCAATCTACACGGACGACACCGTGGGCGCTCCGGACCTCAAGCTCTGGCCCACAGGCACGCCTTCCGCGATGCCGGTCACCGTCACGAACGGCGTCTTCAACGTCGGCATCGGCGACACGGCCGGAAACGGTGACGCCCTCACCCTCGATTTCGAATCGAACAGCGCCTACTACCTCCAGGTCGAAGTCTCCTCGAACGGCTCGACGTTCGAGACCCTCACCCCTCGTCAGCGCCTTGACGTCGCAAGCTACGCGGTCAACGCCGATACCGTGGACGGCGCCCACGCGGGCACGAGCGCGAACAACGTCCTCGAGCTTGGTAATTCCGGCGAGATCAGTATCTCCGGGTTCATCAGCACCTTGAGCCGCCTCATTCTTGGTTCATCACTCGGCGCCGGGGGCGGCACGGCGCTCCTCGTCAACACCGCCGCACCGTTTGATGGCACGCTCCTCAATCTCCAGGTAAACGGCTCGTCGCGAGTATCCGTGGCGAGCTCCGGGCTCCTCACCGCCACGAACGGCCTGACCGTTTCCGGCGGCTCTGTGAGCTTTCCCGCCGGCTCCATCACCGACTCCGCCATCGCTTCCGCGCTGACGGGCAAGACCTACAACGGCCTCTCGCTTACGAGCGCGGCCGACGGGTTCACTATCGCTGGCGGCACGACATCTCGTACCCTCACCGTGTCCGGAGCCGACGTCTCCCTCAACCAGAACCTCCTCACGACGTCCTCGCCAACGTTCACCGCAATCAACGCCAAGACCATCCAGTCCACGAGTAACGACCTCCGTATTTCCGGGGCGAGCGGCCAAGGCATAACCGTCCTGACGGACGGGGTGAGCGACGCTGCCTACATCGCAGGCGATATCCGTGACTCACAGAACAATCCGTACGCGCCAGAAACAAAGGCCACCGTCGCCGGCGCCTACTGGTTCGACGCCCGCTACGGCATCAGAACCAACGCGACCGACAGCGTCGCCAAGAACGTCTACCTCTCGGGGCAGAATCAGCGGCTCAACAACGCCACAAACCTCTCCGGTGGCGACGTGCTCATCCACGGCGGTCTTGGCGCGAGCGGTTCTGCCGGTGCCGCCCATGGCGGCAACGTGAAAATCGATGGTGGACAAGCCTTTGGGACGGGGCACGCCGGCCACGTCCTCATTGGCACGGAGCAAGCGAGCGACGTCGGCATCGGAACATCCGATCCGCTGGAGAAACTCCACGTTGCTGGCCAAGGAAGTGACGTGGCTGTCGCGATTTTGAGCGGCGCCGATGCGACGAATGGAAGTCTGAAGGTTGGCGAGCTTGCCAACAGCCTCGGGTATCTCAACTATGACGGCACCGACAATCGTTGGGAGTTCGGCACAGAGTACAACAGCGCAGCAACCGAGGCGTTTTACATCGTGCGCGGCTCGCAGACCGTGTTCTTCAACGGCACCGTCGACGTCACGACCACGCTGAATGTGCGACAGTCTCTATACGCCGGAGCTGGAACCATTGATGCTGGCGTTTCTAACATGATCAACAACTTCCAAAACAATACCGGACTTCTAATCAAGCCGACGGCGGCAGGTACCGGAACCCGGGTTTCGGTCGTCGACGAGAACGGAGACAGCGAATTCATTGTGAAGGACGGCGGCAACGTCGGCATCGGTACCGCTGATCCTGCCGAGAAATTGACTGTTGCCGGGAACGTCTCCGCCACCGGAACAGCGACGTTCCAGCACCTCTACCTCACCCAGGGTGCCCTCAATGGATCTAACCTCATTGCGCCCACCACCACCGATGGTGCCGACCAGGAGTCCATCAAAATCGGTGGTGGTGGCTTGCCCGGCCAACCGTCGCGCGGCCCGTCGCTTGAACTCTACGGGAACGAAGTGAGCGGCTTTAACCTCTACGGAGACGCCGTTATTCGGCTTGGTGACGGGGACGGTGCCACGTACAAGGGTGATTTCCGCATCTTCGGTAGCAGCGACCTCTTCGTCGTGAAGAACGACGGGTCGGTCGGCATCGGCGACACAAGTCCATCATCTAAGCTAGTCGTCAATAGCGCCTCCTTCTTCAGCCCGTCCCTAACGTTCAATTCAGCTGCTCACTTCAATTTGAAGACTGGCGGAGGCGAGTTGGTTGGCGGGGAACAAGCGGGTTCTCCCTATGGCTTCTGGTTGCAGTCCAGGAGCTGGGCAAGCACGGCGTTCCCGCTCATGTTGAATCCCCTCGGTGGCAACGTAGGTATAGGTACGACCAGCCCGACCGGTACACTCCACGTGTCCTCCGAGGTCCCCCAGATTATCGTCGACAACCCGACGGGCGGTGCGAGCGAATTGGCACGGCTCCAGTTTTCCAAGAACGGAACGGCCAAGTGGTACCTCGATGCCCGCAACGGCAACGAAGGCTTAGGTGACGACCTCTGGATCGCGGACACCTCCAACAACTACTTCGTTTTCGATGATGGCACGGGTAGGTTTGGCATCGGCACTACCGGCCCATCCGACAAACTTCACGTCTCCGGCGGCGAGATCCGCACCAACTCCTGCGTGAAGAATTCCGGCGGCACCGCCATCGCCGGCACCTGTTCCTCCGACGAGCGTCTGAAGCAGAACATTCGGTCCCTCGACGTCTCTCTCGACGACATCGTGGCCCTCGACCC carries:
- a CDS encoding replication-relaxation family protein, with amino-acid sequence MTSQQLYAAAGGDRNLRAFTHRLALLFHAGYLDRPRLQVRPGEPARPFVYALGPRGWDALDGEDGVTRRPRRDRRMENQRLKPMAIDHDVAVTETVLAFQLAAIRRGWSCAATSGDAFRRQTGLPRRVKVRSRDDVAGTLPLNPDAYLRLTDDAGATRSYFLEVDLATEPQVRRSLRVSSILQKLYAYWEVFRWQRGFAQNALFVTTTPTRLENMIAVARAVDPKGSGSAFFHFALLADCTVADPDRVLDGHVWRSAHVAHENPRALLLPSCEGCGGFVDPANDLHVIVNGGTPLTLAPASTLLPDFLPDDRPRYAHVHCNKQHSKEAL
- a CDS encoding NYN domain-containing protein translates to MKKPLTNFAFIDGQNLHRGMAAIGWALDYERFRRYLAEKHGVGTAYMFIGYLPEYQGLYQSLQKAGYVLVFKEVLRRADKQVKGNVDAELVLQAMIDYPNYAEAVIVTSDGDFACLVRYLREQQKLRAVVSPLRDHCSVLLRKAARHHIQFLDRLRSRLEYQKK
- a CDS encoding DUF2958 domain-containing protein; this encodes MVPSTKGDNVADILREHREDEALAREQARQAHTLMPTEIAAQLPPLYANDGQGEEAIAHLKLFTPWTSWTWYASEYDPAERLCFGVVVGHERELGYFSLVELEEIRGPGGLKIERDLYWKPCPLKDCR
- the radC gene encoding DNA repair protein RadC, whose product is MQPIPFRGSADIYALLREEAATWDRERFITLILDNKHNLIGVEEVSVGTLTAALVHPREVFKALLLANAAAFVVAHNHPSGDPTPSKEDIEITRRLREVADLFGIRMLDHVVIGRDRYVSFVDDGYW
- a CDS encoding tail fiber domain-containing protein, translating into MAPRLDAAPSAILAYQGRLTDPAGAILVGNYFVRFSIYTDDTVGAPDLKLWPTGTPSAMPVTVTNGVFNVGIGDTAGNGDALTLDFESNSAYYLQVEVSSNGSTFETLTPRQRLDVASYAVNADTVDGAHAGTSANNVLELGNSGEISISGFISTLSRLILGSSLGAGGGTALLVNTAAPFDGTLLNLQVNGSSRVSVASSGLLTATNGLTVSGGSVSFPAGSITDSAIASALTGKTYNGLSLTSAADGFTIAGGTTSRTLTVSGADVSLNQNLLTTSSPTFTAINAKTIQSTSNDLRISGASGQGITVLTDGVSDAAYIAGDIRDSQNNPYAPETKATVAGAYWFDARYGIRTNATDSVAKNVYLSGQNQRLNNATNLSGGDVLIHGGLGASGSAGAAHGGNVKIDGGQAFGTGHAGHVLIGTEQASDVGIGTSDPLEKLHVAGQGSDVAVAILSGADATNGSLKVGELANSLGYLNYDGTDNRWEFGTEYNSAATEAFYIVRGSQTVFFNGTVDVTTTLNVRQSLYAGAGTIDAGVSNMINNFQNNTGLLIKPTAAGTGTRVSVVDENGDSEFIVKDGGNVGIGTADPAEKLTVAGNVSATGTATFQHLYLTQGALNGSNLIAPTTTDGADQESIKIGGGGLPGQPSRGPSLELYGNEVSGFNLYGDAVIRLGDGDGATYKGDFRIFGSSDLFVVKNDGSVGIGDTSPSSKLVVNSASFFSPSLTFNSAAHFNLKTGGGELVGGEQAGSPYGFWLQSRSWASTAFPLMLNPLGGNVGIGTTSPTGTLHVSSEVPQIIVDNPTGGASELARLQFSKNGTAKWYLDARNGNEGLGDDLWIADTSNNYFVFDDGTGRFGIGTTGPSDKLHVSGGEIRTNSCVKNSGGTAIAGTCSSDERLKQNIRSLDVSLDDIVALDPVTYEWRADEYPEFSFGSGTNIGLVAQQVEGHIPELVAEGEHGFKAVKFQELPFYLLQGLKELRLEVQELATQTTAATATGFTGLLDWLRDKSISVAGLTVGSNDRPSGVTTYDRSTGEPYCLAVDNGQPTITPGVCP